The following coding sequences lie in one Rutidosis leptorrhynchoides isolate AG116_Rl617_1_P2 chromosome 6, CSIRO_AGI_Rlap_v1, whole genome shotgun sequence genomic window:
- the LOC139851703 gene encoding mitogen-activated protein kinase 19-like, with protein MQQQDRRRKSSKEIEFFTEYGESNRYKILELIGKGSYGVVCAAVDTQTGEKVAIKKITNIFEHSSDAIRILREIKLLRLLHHPDIVEIKRIMMPPSRREFKDIYVVFELMESDLHQVIKANDDLTHEHHRFFLYQMLRALKYMHTANVYHRDLKPKNILANANCKLKICDFGLARAAFTDTPTTIFWTDYVATRWYRAPELCGSFYSKYTPAVDIWGIGCIFAEVLTGKPLFPGKSVVHQLELITDLLGTPSPDTISRVRNDKARKYLTDMRKKKPVTFSEKFLDVDPLALRLLQRLLAFDPKDRPTAEQALADPYFKGLSKVEREPSCAPFSKLEFEFERRRVTKEDIRELIFREILEYHPQMLKDYMAGNDRTNFLYPSAVGQFRRQFAYLEENENAAKSGPVIPPERKHVSVPRSTVSSSTTAPKLQQCLSAFDNRPLVDNVSNGGARLADATGNIFHAAARPPPRMPKGRVVGPVLPLEGSRDMKDVYDPRVMVRNTVGLSPHYTYRSNSGNQGKVYGSEGDKGSSSLIKQQSTAGKLSPGLVNSNPYYNQAHGQQPNERIAIDARFTQAQSQYGVAGAAAVAVAAHREVGVVHMGLS; from the exons ATGCAGCAGCAAGATCGAAGAAGAAAG AGTTCAAAAGAAATTGAATTTTTTACCGAATATGGCGAGTCAAACCGGTACAAGATTTTGGAGCTAATAGGAAAGGGAAGTTATGGAGTGGTTTGTGCAGCTGTTGACACACAGACAGGGGAGAAGGTTGCAATAAAGAAAATAACAAACATTTTTGAACATTCATCCGATGCTATTCGAATTTTGCGTGAGATTAAATTGCTTCGGCTATTACATCATCCTGATATTGTTGAAATTAAACGTATCATGATGCCACCTTCAAGACGGGAATTTAAAGATATTTACGTTGTATTTGAACTAATGGAGTCTGATCTTCACCAAGTTATAAAGGCCAATGATGACTTGACCCATGAACACCATAGGTTTTTTCTCTATCAAATGTTAAGAGCTTTGAAATATATGCATACAG CGAATGTGTATCATCGAGATCTGAAACCAAAGAACATATTAGCAAATGCGAACTGCAAACTAAAGATATGCGATTTTGGACTAGCAAGGGCTGCATTTACTGATACTCCGACAACAATATTTTGGACA GACTATGTTGCAACCAGATGGTATAGGGCTCCTGAGCTATGCGGATCCTTTTATTCGAAG TATACACCTGCTGTTGACATTTGGGGCATTGGATGTATATTCGCTGAAGTATTGACCGGAAAGCCACTTTTTCCCGGCAAAAGCGTAGTTCACCAGTTGGAGCTTATTACCGATCTTCTTGGGACACCGTCACCGGATACAATATCTAGA GTTCGTAACGACAAGGCTAGAAAATACTTAACCGATATGCgtaagaagaaaccagtgacattTTCAGAGAAGTTTCTAGATGTAGACCCATTGGCACTCAGGCTATTGCAAAGACTGTTAGCATTTGATCCGAAGGATCGACCGACTGCAGAACAA GCACTAGCTGACCCATACTTTAAGGGGCTATCAAAGGTCGAAAGGGAGCCTTCATGTGCGCCTTTCTCTAAGTTGGAGTTTGAATTTGAGAGGCGAAGAGTAACAAAGGAAGACATTAGGGAATTAATATTCCGGGAaattttagaatatcatcctcagaTGCTAAAAGATTATATGGCTGGGAATGATCGCACAAATTTCCTTTATCCTAG TGCTGTTGGTCAGTTTAGGAGGCAGTTTGCGTATTTAGAGGAAAATGAAAATGCCGCCAAAAGCGGTCCCGTGATACCTCCAGAAAGGAAGCATGTTTCCGTTCCAAG GTCAACGGTTTCTTCAAGTACGACGGCCCCAAAGCTGCAGCAATGTTTGTCTGCATTTGACAACAGACCATTAGTGGATAATGTGTCTAATGGTGGTGCTAGACTTGCAGATGCAACTGGAAACATTTTTCATGCTGCTGCTCGGCCACCCCCAAGGATGCCTAAag GAAGAGTAGTGGGTCCTGTTCTTCCGTTGGAAGGTAGCAGAGACATGAAAGATGTTTATGATCCTCGGGTAATGGTCAGAAACACAGTCGGTCTTTCTCCACATTATACGTATAGGAGCAATAGTGGCAATCAAGGTAAGGTTTATGGGTCCGAAGGTGATAAAGGATCGTCTTCCTTGATCAAACAGCAGTCAACAGCCGGAAAACTGTCCCCGGGGTTGGTCAATAGTAACCCGTATTACAACCAAGCACATGGTCAACAGCCAAATGAAAGGATAGCGATTGATGCAAGGTTTACGCAGGCCCAGTCCCAATATGGTGTAGCGGGAGCAGCAGCAGTCGCTGTTGCTGCTCATAGAGAAGTTGGCGTTGTTCATATGGGACTATCTTAG
- the LOC139851704 gene encoding glucan endo-1,3-beta-glucosidase-like, with translation MAGKLFASIFLLFLSFLSVGTLRLVHAQKTWCVAKPSSSQSTLLENINFACSQVNCGVLQKGGVCYTPDNVINHASIAMNLYYQANGRNVWNCHFKNSGLLTVSDPSYGGCQYV, from the exons ATGGCTGGGAAACTATTTGCTTCTATTTTCCTCCTCTTCTTGTCCTTCCTTTCAG TTGGGACACTGAGATTGGTTCATGCACAG AAAACTTGGTGTGTCGCAAAACCATCATCGAGCCAATCGACTCTGTTGGAGAATATTAATTTCGCCTGTTCACAAGTGAACTGTGGTGTCTTGCAAAAAGGCGGCGTTTGCTATACGCCAGATAACGTGATTAACCATGCCTCCATAGCTATGAACTTGTATTATCAGGCCAATGGAAGAAATGTTTGGAACTGTCATTTTAAAAACTCTGGTCTTCTTACAGTTAGTGACCCAA GTTATGGAGGTTGCCAATATGTGTAG